A genomic segment from Glycine soja cultivar W05 chromosome 20, ASM419377v2, whole genome shotgun sequence encodes:
- the LOC114402365 gene encoding uncharacterized protein LOC114402365: MSTTESQRYKGTVKWFNEEKGFGFITPEDGGSDLFVHYSAIQTDGGFRTLSEGQSVEFLVTQDDSGRAAAVNVTTTTVKSSDSGNGENSGGDAANVEK, translated from the coding sequence ATGAGCACCACCGAGAGTCAAAGATATAAGGGCACAGTGAAATGGTTCAACGAGGAGAAGGGTTTCGGTTTCATAACTCCCGAAGATGGTGGCTCTGATCTCTTCGTTCACTACAGTGCGATCCAAACCGACGGCGGCTTCCGCACCTTGTCGGAGGGTCAGTCAGTAGAGTTCCTCGTCACTCAGGACGACAGCGGGCGAGCCGCGGCCGTCAACGTGACGACCACCACGGTTAAATCTAGTGACAGCGGTAACGGGGAAAACTCTGGTGGTGATGCTGCCAATGTTGAGAAATAA